A section of the Spirosoma pollinicola genome encodes:
- a CDS encoding alpha/beta hydrolase, with protein sequence MNVRLLTIAYFMGTLAALAQPNPARPDLCQGAYFTEAEGAAALKTFAQTYHDKASWETRAALIRKGIRDGMKLPDKPKFAPLQPIRHSVRKMNGYSVENVAFESLPGIFVTGNLYKPLNATGKVPGILCSHGHGANLNNRMMEYTQQRCATLARMGAVVFAYDMLGYGDSKQSDHKIENALTLQTLNGMRSLDFLTSLPEVDKDKIAMTGESGGGTQTFVLTALDPRIKVSVPVVMVSAHFFGGCSCESGMPIHKRPTHQTSNVELAALAAPRPMLLVSDGKDWTKNTPDVEFPYIQNIYGYYGAKDRVENVHLTIEGHDYGPSKRIAAYRFLAKELKLDLNRVIKDGQIDESPNTVLEPAALAVFDATHPRPARAVVGDDAVMALLK encoded by the coding sequence ATGAACGTCCGTCTTCTTACCATCGCTTACTTTATGGGCACCCTGGCTGCCTTGGCGCAACCCAATCCCGCCCGGCCTGATTTGTGCCAGGGGGCGTATTTTACCGAAGCAGAAGGGGCGGCAGCCTTAAAGACGTTCGCTCAAACGTATCATGACAAAGCTAGCTGGGAAACCCGGGCGGCACTTATTCGGAAGGGTATTCGCGATGGAATGAAGTTGCCAGATAAACCCAAGTTTGCTCCGCTTCAACCCATTCGGCATAGTGTGCGGAAGATGAATGGCTATTCCGTTGAAAACGTAGCTTTTGAGAGTTTGCCGGGTATTTTCGTAACCGGAAATCTGTATAAACCGCTAAACGCAACGGGCAAAGTGCCGGGCATTCTTTGTTCGCACGGGCATGGCGCAAACCTGAACAATCGCATGATGGAGTATACCCAACAGCGGTGCGCTACGTTAGCGCGTATGGGTGCTGTTGTCTTTGCCTACGATATGCTTGGTTACGGCGACTCGAAGCAATCGGACCATAAAATTGAGAATGCCCTGACATTGCAAACCTTAAATGGAATGCGTTCACTTGATTTCCTGACCAGCCTGCCCGAAGTCGATAAGGACAAGATTGCCATGACGGGCGAATCGGGTGGGGGAACGCAGACGTTTGTGCTTACGGCTCTTGATCCTCGTATAAAAGTCTCGGTGCCCGTTGTGATGGTGTCGGCGCACTTTTTCGGGGGCTGTAGCTGCGAGAGCGGAATGCCCATTCATAAACGGCCTACGCACCAGACCAGTAATGTAGAACTAGCCGCCCTGGCCGCGCCACGCCCCATGCTCCTGGTATCGGACGGCAAAGACTGGACAAAGAACACGCCGGACGTTGAGTTTCCGTATATCCAGAACATCTACGGGTATTATGGCGCCAAAGACCGGGTTGAAAATGTTCATTTGACTATCGAAGGTCATGATTATGGCCCCAGCAAACGCATAGCTGCCTACCGCTTTCTGGCCAAAGAATTGAAGTTGGATTTGAATCGGGTGATAAAAGACGGTCAGATTGACGAAAGCCCCAATACCGTGCTGGAGCCAGCAGCCTTAGCCGTTTTCGATGCAACTCACCCCCGTCCGGCCCGTGCCGTTGTGGGCGATGACGCCGTGATGGCTTTGCTAAAGTAA
- a CDS encoding SusC/RagA family TonB-linked outer membrane protein: MSLMLLSLIGLAQSPRITTITGRVTDSGTNEGLPGANVVVKGAQQGTTTNANGQYSLTVSDGNATLTFSSIGYVTQEVALSNRSTIDIALKADDRSLNEVVVVGYGTQRKIETTGSIASIKAADLVQTPVVNVAQGIQARVAGVQIVQNSGAPGGNVSVRIRGTNSINGTSEPLYIVDGIQISNGGGLTDISPLSTINPNDIESVEVLKDASATAIYGSRAANGVVLITTKRGKSGKTSVSYESYYGVQKVSKTIPVLNAAQFAQLENEAFKNNYYPDPASLGQGVNWQSLVFRQAPIQNHQLTINGGSEKTQLALSLNYFNQEGVIINSGFERYSLRLNVDHRVSDRIKIGTSILGSYSINKGVPYGTTSLGDGDFITSSIIGSALGAPPNLQPYRADGSLFPFGEQANGQYREVTNPLGLAAIKNQIGIQRTLANLYGEVNLAQGLTYRASFNVDIQNSLRNTYSPRAIVNAADLNDNSGSGAKINANSLVLLHESILTYTRTIAQHHTLKFTGVFGTQSNLANGNTINATGFPNDATENEALQLALTRTVSSSRTKERLDSYLGRLNYGFKDKYFLDLTARADGSSKFGANHKYGFFPAVSAAWRIIEEPFLKSVGWLSDLKLRASYGLTGNAGGINPYQSLATVSSSGSDYQFNHVYLTGINPSGIANPDLRWEKSTQANIGLDISLLNNRLSFVVDAYSKKTRDLLYIKTLPLSSGYGSITGNFASLENKGIELATNARILQGPLRWDVSANATINRNKVLDLDGGTTQERFVTTYSILSVGQPLGLFKTYVFDGINQTGETILPGYDGRLGGHKVKDLNGDGTISAADQTVTGNPNPKFIFGFSTNLAYKNFDLSGFFSGSQGNDIFNQARFAFETPLGQRNLYAGVVNRWSPTNPSQEYASAALSSRLPVSNRFVEDGSYLRCKNVTLGYTLPRIKGIQRIRVYASGNNLFTLTNYTGFDPEVNTYGGSNTVIGVDNLVYPPARSFLGGLQVTF, from the coding sequence ATGAGCCTGATGCTACTCTCCTTAATAGGACTAGCACAGTCGCCCCGAATCACTACCATTACAGGGCGGGTCACCGACTCTGGAACGAACGAAGGACTGCCGGGTGCTAATGTTGTTGTGAAAGGCGCTCAACAGGGTACAACGACGAATGCGAATGGCCAGTACTCCTTAACGGTGTCCGACGGCAATGCCACGCTCACGTTCTCGTCCATCGGCTATGTAACACAAGAGGTAGCCCTTTCGAATCGGAGTACTATCGACATCGCCCTGAAAGCCGACGACCGGTCGTTGAATGAAGTCGTTGTGGTAGGGTATGGAACGCAGCGAAAAATTGAAACGACTGGCTCCATTGCGTCCATTAAAGCTGCCGATCTGGTACAAACGCCCGTTGTCAACGTGGCGCAGGGCATACAGGCACGGGTAGCCGGGGTGCAGATTGTGCAGAATTCGGGGGCACCGGGCGGCAATGTCAGCGTTCGAATTCGGGGAACGAACTCGATAAATGGCACATCCGAGCCGCTCTACATTGTGGATGGCATCCAGATTTCGAACGGGGGCGGTTTGACGGACATCAGCCCCCTGTCAACGATTAACCCCAACGACATTGAGTCGGTCGAAGTACTGAAAGATGCCTCCGCAACAGCTATTTACGGCTCACGAGCGGCTAATGGCGTTGTGCTGATTACCACCAAACGGGGTAAATCAGGCAAAACCAGCGTTAGTTACGAAAGCTACTACGGCGTTCAGAAAGTCTCAAAAACGATACCCGTTCTGAATGCAGCCCAGTTTGCGCAACTGGAAAACGAAGCATTCAAAAACAATTATTATCCCGATCCGGCTAGTCTGGGTCAAGGCGTAAACTGGCAGAGTCTTGTTTTCCGTCAAGCTCCCATCCAAAACCACCAGTTAACCATCAACGGTGGGTCGGAGAAAACACAACTGGCGTTGTCGCTCAATTACTTTAATCAGGAAGGCGTCATCATCAACTCCGGTTTTGAACGGTACTCGCTCCGGCTCAACGTCGACCATCGGGTAAGTGACCGGATTAAAATCGGCACGAGTATTCTGGGTAGTTACTCCATTAACAAAGGTGTTCCCTACGGTACTACGAGCCTTGGCGACGGCGATTTTATTACCAGCAGCATTATTGGGTCTGCCCTGGGTGCTCCCCCGAATTTACAGCCTTATCGCGCCGACGGTAGTCTATTTCCCTTTGGCGAACAGGCAAATGGCCAGTATCGGGAAGTAACGAACCCGCTGGGACTGGCGGCCATCAAAAACCAGATTGGCATTCAGCGCACACTGGCCAATCTATATGGAGAAGTCAATCTGGCGCAGGGACTGACCTATCGGGCATCGTTTAATGTCGATATCCAGAATAGCCTTCGAAATACGTACTCGCCCCGCGCCATCGTGAACGCGGCCGACCTCAACGACAACTCCGGCTCCGGTGCTAAAATAAACGCCAACAGCCTGGTACTGCTTCACGAAAGCATCCTGACCTATACACGAACCATTGCCCAGCATCATACGCTTAAGTTCACCGGTGTGTTTGGCACGCAAAGCAACCTCGCCAACGGCAACACCATCAACGCCACGGGTTTTCCGAACGATGCCACCGAGAACGAGGCTCTGCAACTGGCCCTAACGCGCACGGTAAGCAGCAGCCGAACCAAAGAGCGGCTGGACTCGTACCTCGGCCGACTAAATTACGGTTTCAAAGACAAGTATTTTCTGGATTTGACGGCCCGCGCCGATGGGTCGAGCAAGTTCGGAGCAAACCATAAGTATGGATTCTTCCCGGCCGTGTCAGCCGCATGGCGCATCATCGAAGAGCCGTTTCTGAAAAGCGTCGGCTGGCTGTCGGACCTGAAATTACGGGCCAGCTACGGACTGACCGGCAATGCTGGTGGTATCAACCCCTATCAATCCCTGGCAACGGTATCATCGTCGGGCAGCGATTATCAGTTCAACCATGTGTACCTGACGGGCATCAACCCATCGGGCATTGCCAACCCCGATTTACGTTGGGAGAAATCGACACAGGCGAACATCGGCCTGGACATTAGCCTGCTCAACAACCGTCTGAGTTTTGTGGTCGACGCCTACAGCAAAAAGACCCGCGATCTGCTTTATATCAAAACCCTGCCACTCTCATCGGGCTACGGCAGTATTACCGGCAATTTTGCCTCGCTGGAAAACAAAGGAATTGAACTGGCCACCAACGCCCGGATTTTACAGGGGCCGCTGCGCTGGGATGTGTCGGCTAACGCGACTATAAATCGAAACAAAGTTCTCGACCTCGACGGCGGCACTACGCAGGAACGGTTTGTGACAACCTACAGCATTCTGAGTGTCGGGCAACCGCTGGGTCTGTTTAAAACCTACGTTTTCGACGGCATCAACCAAACAGGCGAAACCATTTTGCCCGGCTACGATGGTCGGTTAGGCGGGCATAAAGTGAAAGATCTCAACGGCGACGGCACTATCTCCGCAGCCGATCAGACAGTAACGGGCAATCCAAACCCGAAATTTATTTTCGGCTTTTCAACTAATCTGGCTTATAAAAACTTCGATCTGAGCGGCTTTTTCTCGGGTAGTCAGGGCAACGATATTTTCAATCAGGCGCGGTTTGCCTTCGAAACGCCACTGGGTCAGCGTAACCTGTATGCGGGTGTGGTCAATCGCTGGTCGCCCACCAACCCCAGTCAGGAGTATGCCAGTGCGGCCCTGAGCAGCCGCTTGCCAGTCAGCAACCGATTTGTGGAAGATGGCTCGTACCTGCGCTGCAAAAACGTAACGCTGGGCTACACGCTACCCAGAATCAAAGGCATTCAGCGCATTCGGGTATATGCCAGCGGCAACAACCTCTTCACGCTTACCAACTACACAGGCTTCGATCCCGAAGTGAACACCTACGGAGGCAGCAACACGGTCATTGGCGTCGATAACTTAGTCTATCCCCCTGCCCGGTCGTTTCTGGGTGGTTTACAGGTCACTTTCTAG
- a CDS encoding RagB/SusD family nutrient uptake outer membrane protein: protein MKKILIPILLIFGLAACQLEETIYSSIYTEAFYKTAADAEKGLIAVYDPIADMAVGPVLTIVSDLSADQSYPRAVVGRNTLTLFTYDPNYTTQKSAGRVSESPQQIWSSCYDGIEKANWIIEKVPAAKMDATRQKQIIGEAYFLRAFYHWMLTKNFGDVPVKIKASSNQVEAIVGKSPKADVYKQIYSDLDQATSAGLVSGPGIEKGRPSKEVVSALYAKVALYNEDWATASKKALEVINSGKYSLMADVRDVYRYDREDAARVENMWAYESEGGFSPSRGHQLTGLLGPPASTGPEYGKTTFGSMFVYQSFYNSFNPADKRRLLLDTTYVDKSNKIVSQRNITPITTQGVLMKKYQDPISTVGTLPNIPILRLADVYLIAAEAEARVNGATSAAYGFINVVRKRAGLADLTAGLGKDAFIDAVLQERSWELYGEGDRWYDLTRTGKYLTALSTAVNSVYPTRPVQAKNKYFPIPQDEINANPKLEQNADWK from the coding sequence ATGAAAAAGATACTCATTCCTATACTCCTCATCTTCGGTCTGGCGGCTTGCCAGCTGGAGGAAACGATTTACTCGTCCATTTATACCGAAGCCTTTTATAAAACGGCGGCTGATGCCGAAAAAGGGCTTATTGCGGTATATGACCCGATTGCCGATATGGCCGTTGGGCCCGTACTCACCATCGTGTCGGATTTGAGCGCCGACCAGTCGTACCCCAGGGCGGTAGTTGGTCGGAACACGCTCACGCTGTTCACTTACGACCCGAACTATACGACGCAGAAAAGCGCCGGCCGGGTCAGTGAGTCGCCCCAGCAGATCTGGTCATCCTGCTACGATGGCATCGAGAAAGCAAACTGGATTATCGAGAAAGTGCCAGCCGCCAAAATGGACGCCACCCGCCAGAAACAGATCATTGGCGAAGCGTATTTCCTGCGGGCATTCTATCACTGGATGCTGACCAAAAACTTTGGCGACGTGCCGGTGAAAATAAAAGCCAGCAGTAATCAGGTTGAAGCCATTGTTGGTAAAAGTCCGAAAGCGGATGTTTACAAGCAGATTTACAGTGACCTCGACCAGGCCACGAGTGCCGGGCTGGTTTCCGGTCCCGGCATTGAGAAGGGCCGTCCATCGAAAGAAGTCGTATCGGCTCTTTATGCCAAAGTAGCGTTGTACAACGAAGACTGGGCAACAGCCTCGAAGAAAGCACTGGAGGTGATCAATTCCGGCAAATATTCATTGATGGCCGATGTACGGGACGTGTATCGCTACGACCGGGAAGATGCCGCCCGTGTCGAAAATATGTGGGCGTATGAATCGGAGGGCGGGTTTAGTCCCAGCCGGGGGCATCAGTTGACGGGGCTGCTTGGACCACCTGCGAGCACCGGACCCGAATACGGTAAAACCACGTTTGGGTCCATGTTCGTTTACCAGTCATTTTATAATTCATTCAATCCGGCCGATAAACGGCGGTTGCTGCTGGATACGACCTACGTGGACAAGAGCAACAAGATCGTTTCGCAACGCAACATTACGCCCATCACGACGCAGGGCGTGTTGATGAAAAAATACCAGGATCCTATTTCAACGGTTGGCACCCTTCCCAATATCCCAATCCTGCGGCTGGCTGATGTGTACCTGATAGCCGCCGAAGCCGAAGCGCGGGTAAATGGAGCTACCTCAGCGGCTTATGGGTTTATCAACGTCGTTCGGAAACGGGCGGGCCTGGCCGACCTGACAGCCGGTTTGGGCAAAGACGCCTTCATCGACGCAGTGCTTCAGGAACGGTCGTGGGAATTATACGGCGAAGGCGACCGCTGGTACGACCTCACTCGAACGGGCAAATACCTTACGGCACTGAGTACGGCGGTGAATAGCGTGTATCCCACGCGGCCCGTTCAGGCAAAGAATAAGTATTTTCCAATTCCGCAGGACGAAATCAACGCCAACCCGAAGCTGGAGCAAAATGCGGATTGGAAATAA
- a CDS encoding LacI family DNA-binding transcriptional regulator, with product MATHQTTIIDIAKALGISKSTVSRALTGHANVNEKTRQRILDMAAQVDYQRNQLAISLLTNRTGTVGIIVPEFISFFFPKVIIGAQEEMAKAGYNVVICHSNESYETEVANAKALLASRVDGLIVSHTKETRNFDHFKVFQRKGIPVVFFNRVCEEMNVSNVTVDDYNGSFRAVEHLIQTGRRRIAHLAGPDTLANSRNRLNGYRDALRHYGLPIDPELVIAYDLNLDKANIYVNHLLNLPNPPDALFAMNDPTALEALNVAKHRGISVPDDLAIVGFSDDPISALIEPGLTTVSQPVNELGQQAARLLLSQLANKEDNFQPERIVLPTSLIVRGSTVKLPPVSDSTRRAGADCTNI from the coding sequence ATGGCAACTCATCAGACAACAATTATTGATATTGCCAAGGCATTAGGCATATCTAAATCGACGGTCTCGCGCGCGTTGACGGGCCATGCCAATGTAAATGAGAAGACACGGCAGCGGATTCTGGATATGGCGGCTCAGGTCGATTATCAGCGGAATCAACTGGCTATTTCCCTGCTGACGAATCGCACCGGAACCGTGGGTATTATTGTCCCGGAGTTTATCAGTTTCTTCTTCCCGAAAGTCATCATTGGGGCACAGGAGGAAATGGCGAAGGCAGGTTATAACGTGGTTATCTGTCACTCCAATGAGTCGTACGAAACCGAGGTAGCGAATGCCAAAGCCCTGTTAGCCAGCCGGGTGGATGGTCTGATCGTGTCGCACACGAAAGAAACCCGCAACTTCGATCACTTCAAGGTGTTTCAGCGGAAGGGCATTCCTGTGGTTTTTTTTAACCGGGTGTGCGAAGAAATGAACGTCTCGAACGTGACGGTGGACGATTATAACGGATCATTTCGGGCGGTCGAGCACTTGATTCAAACCGGTCGGCGTCGGATTGCGCACCTCGCCGGACCCGATACACTCGCCAACAGCCGCAACCGGCTCAACGGTTACCGGGATGCTCTCCGGCACTACGGCCTACCCATCGACCCGGAGCTAGTGATTGCTTACGACCTCAATCTGGATAAGGCTAACATCTATGTAAATCACTTGCTCAACCTGCCTAATCCGCCCGATGCACTATTCGCCATGAATGACCCGACGGCGCTCGAAGCCCTGAACGTTGCTAAACATCGGGGAATATCAGTGCCCGACGATCTGGCCATTGTGGGCTTTAGCGACGACCCGATTTCCGCCCTGATCGAGCCGGGCCTGACCACCGTATCGCAGCCCGTTAATGAGCTGGGTCAGCAGGCGGCACGCCTGTTGCTGAGTCAGTTGGCCAATAAAGAAGATAATTTTCAGCCCGAGCGCATCGTATTGCCTACGAGTTTAATCGTGCGTGGGTCAACCGTGAAGTTACCACCTGTATCAGACAGCACCCGTAGAGCAGGGGCAGATTGCACGAATATATGA
- a CDS encoding DUF7133 domain-containing protein, with protein MKKKLLIPGLLSFSMLVVTCKVIQQAPSDTAKNTTLPDTIPAFVSNPSPVQLTPEQSLKAFRVPKGYHMELVASEPIVKEPVAIAWDGNAKMYVAEMDTYMQDADGTGEHDPISRVMLLEDTNNDGKMDKSSVFIDKLLLPRMILCVDHELLVNETDTYDIYSYKDTNGDGVADQKKAVYQVGKKSPGNLEHQRSGLDWNMDNWIYVTVDPVRFRYTKNGLKVDSLPSGSNGQWGLTHDNYGRLFFSRAGGEIPASGFQINPVYGGLEFPDQYSEEFNAVWPIMSTPDIQGGLNRLRLTDSTLNHFTASNGQSIFRGDKLPADLVGDYLIGEPVARIIRRAKVINTNGKLTLENAYKQQEFIASTDMNFRPVNTYTGPDGCLYIVDMNRGIIQESQWTPKGSYLRPQIERLGLDKNIQHGRIFRLVHDGMKPGPKPQMLDESSTKLVTYLDHPNGWWRDNAQKQLVILSDKSIVPVLKQIASGQQGSLAKQPSALGRLHALWTLEGLEAIDKDIVFTAMKDADPQVRRAAVWIGERYIKQDDADVMASLQALKNDPNYDVRTQMVLSLHASKSASANALAGELIEQSTNNQMLASAQKSLLKNDAVKTYGLRLGRLEPEDRKMVLAGANTFKTLCASCHGPDGKGLAVGGTSMVAPPLFASKRVVGDKDVLIKILLNGLSGPVDEKTYPDVMPSMAANDDEWIASVLSYIRYEFGYTGNFPPYTPPPGPRPSGSGPPPEIQKRRSYKPFVKADDVKRIREQTTGRTKAWTLMDLEKVGE; from the coding sequence ATGAAAAAGAAGCTCCTGATTCCGGGCTTGCTTTCGTTCTCAATGCTGGTCGTTACCTGCAAGGTCATTCAGCAGGCTCCGTCCGATACGGCCAAAAACACGACATTGCCCGATACCATACCCGCGTTTGTATCCAACCCTTCTCCCGTGCAACTCACGCCGGAGCAGAGTTTAAAAGCGTTTCGGGTGCCGAAAGGCTATCACATGGAACTGGTTGCCAGTGAGCCGATAGTTAAAGAGCCAGTCGCCATTGCCTGGGACGGGAACGCCAAAATGTACGTCGCCGAAATGGACACGTATATGCAGGATGCCGATGGTACGGGTGAACACGACCCCATAAGCCGGGTTATGCTGCTTGAAGACACGAATAATGACGGCAAAATGGACAAGAGTTCGGTCTTCATAGATAAGCTCCTGCTTCCCCGCATGATATTGTGCGTCGACCACGAACTGCTGGTCAACGAAACCGATACCTACGACATTTATAGCTATAAAGACACAAACGGCGATGGCGTTGCCGACCAAAAAAAAGCGGTTTATCAGGTTGGTAAAAAATCGCCCGGTAATCTAGAACACCAACGTAGTGGCCTGGACTGGAATATGGACAACTGGATTTATGTGACGGTCGATCCGGTGCGGTTTCGGTACACCAAAAACGGTCTGAAAGTCGATTCACTGCCAAGTGGCTCCAATGGCCAGTGGGGCCTGACGCATGACAATTACGGTCGGCTGTTCTTTTCGCGGGCGGGGGGCGAAATCCCGGCATCAGGTTTCCAGATAAACCCCGTTTATGGCGGCCTCGAATTTCCGGACCAGTATTCGGAAGAGTTCAATGCTGTGTGGCCAATCATGTCGACGCCTGATATTCAGGGAGGCTTAAATCGACTTCGCTTAACCGACAGTACGCTAAATCATTTCACGGCCAGCAATGGACAATCCATTTTTAGGGGCGACAAACTTCCTGCCGATCTGGTGGGCGATTACCTGATTGGGGAGCCCGTGGCCCGGATTATCCGTCGTGCCAAGGTTATTAACACCAACGGCAAGCTAACCCTCGAAAATGCCTATAAGCAACAGGAGTTCATTGCGTCGACGGATATGAATTTCCGCCCGGTAAACACCTACACCGGTCCTGATGGATGCCTGTATATCGTCGATATGAACCGGGGCATTATTCAGGAATCGCAGTGGACCCCAAAGGGTAGTTATTTGCGGCCTCAGATCGAGCGGTTGGGCCTGGACAAAAACATACAGCATGGCCGTATTTTCCGACTGGTACATGACGGTATGAAGCCGGGGCCAAAACCGCAGATGCTCGATGAGTCCAGTACAAAACTCGTTACTTACCTCGACCATCCAAACGGCTGGTGGCGCGATAATGCCCAAAAACAACTCGTTATCCTGAGCGACAAATCAATTGTACCTGTTCTGAAGCAGATCGCATCAGGTCAACAGGGGTCTTTGGCAAAACAGCCGTCGGCGCTGGGTCGACTACACGCTTTATGGACGCTGGAAGGGCTGGAGGCTATTGATAAAGATATTGTGTTTACGGCTATGAAAGATGCTGATCCGCAAGTGCGCCGGGCGGCTGTCTGGATTGGCGAGCGATACATCAAACAGGACGATGCTGATGTCATGGCCAGCTTACAGGCCCTTAAAAACGACCCAAACTACGACGTTCGAACCCAGATGGTGCTGTCTTTACACGCCAGCAAGTCGGCTAGTGCAAATGCCCTCGCTGGTGAACTGATCGAACAAAGCACCAACAACCAGATGCTGGCCAGCGCTCAGAAAAGTCTATTGAAAAACGATGCCGTTAAAACCTATGGCCTGCGCCTGGGCCGACTCGAACCCGAAGACCGGAAGATGGTTCTGGCTGGTGCCAACACCTTCAAAACTCTTTGTGCGAGCTGTCATGGTCCTGATGGAAAAGGCTTAGCCGTGGGTGGAACCAGCATGGTAGCGCCCCCGCTATTCGCATCGAAACGGGTTGTGGGTGATAAAGATGTACTCATCAAAATCCTGCTGAATGGCCTTTCCGGCCCTGTCGATGAGAAAACCTACCCCGATGTTATGCCGTCGATGGCGGCTAATGACGACGAATGGATTGCCTCCGTCCTGAGCTATATCCGCTACGAGTTTGGTTATACGGGTAATTTTCCGCCCTATACGCCACCGCCCGGACCACGGCCTTCGGGTAGTGGCCCGCCCCCGGAAATTCAGAAACGCCGGAGTTACAAGCCGTTTGTAAAAGCGGATGATGTAAAGCGAATTCGTGAGCAAACCACTGGCCGTACGAAGGCATGGACGCTGATGGATTTGGAGAAGGTAGGGGAGTAG
- a CDS encoding Gfo/Idh/MocA family protein has product MHIFNINRRRFIQGTTASLALTAFGANGLDLMHPPKAYRVALIGTGWYGKSDLFRLIQVAPVEVVALCDVDKNMLAGAAKLVSQRQKSGQTPKLYGDYKKMLAENQLDIVLIGTPDHWHALQMIDCVKAGAHVYVQKPISVDVMEGEAMVAAARKYNKVVQVGTQRKSTPHLIRAKKEIVDAGLLGKISHVEMSCDLHMRNNGNPPVQAVPDFLDYNMWTGPAPLRPYDGLPHVRWWRTFMEYGNGITGDMCVHMFDTVRWMLGLGWPKRISSHGGIYVQKEGKSNISDTQSALFEYDELNCVWHHKTWGTANNPDYPWSFTLYGDKGTLWGSTMQCDFIPDGKGEKIHMDVVYEKEKYPEDVTEDTNPKIELNAAPATRLHMLNFLDAIEKSSRPVADIEQGHISTSSCILANMAMKTGRPMVYDPVKREVVGDKEATKMLARDYRSPYVHPDPKKV; this is encoded by the coding sequence ATGCATATTTTCAATATCAATCGTCGTCGTTTCATACAGGGCACCACTGCGTCACTCGCACTTACCGCCTTTGGTGCCAATGGTCTGGATTTGATGCACCCCCCAAAAGCGTACCGTGTAGCTCTGATTGGTACCGGCTGGTATGGCAAAAGTGATTTGTTTCGCCTGATTCAGGTAGCTCCCGTAGAGGTCGTCGCGCTCTGCGATGTTGATAAGAATATGCTGGCAGGTGCGGCAAAATTGGTGAGCCAGCGGCAGAAATCAGGTCAGACGCCAAAGCTCTATGGCGACTACAAAAAAATGCTGGCTGAAAACCAGTTGGATATTGTGCTCATCGGCACCCCCGACCACTGGCACGCACTCCAAATGATTGATTGCGTGAAAGCAGGTGCACACGTGTATGTGCAGAAACCTATCAGCGTAGACGTAATGGAGGGCGAAGCGATGGTGGCGGCTGCCCGGAAATATAACAAGGTGGTGCAGGTCGGTACACAGCGTAAAAGTACCCCTCACCTGATCAGAGCAAAAAAAGAAATCGTTGATGCGGGGTTACTCGGCAAGATATCGCACGTAGAAATGTCCTGCGACCTCCACATGCGGAACAACGGTAATCCACCCGTGCAGGCCGTTCCCGATTTTCTGGATTACAACATGTGGACGGGTCCCGCTCCGCTTCGCCCTTATGATGGCTTGCCACACGTGCGCTGGTGGCGGACATTCATGGAATATGGTAATGGCATAACCGGCGATATGTGCGTTCACATGTTCGATACAGTTCGCTGGATGCTGGGACTTGGCTGGCCGAAACGGATTAGCTCACATGGTGGCATTTATGTTCAGAAAGAGGGTAAGTCGAATATTTCCGATACGCAATCGGCTCTGTTTGAATATGATGAGTTGAACTGCGTATGGCACCACAAAACCTGGGGAACAGCCAATAACCCTGATTATCCTTGGTCATTTACGCTCTACGGCGACAAAGGAACCTTATGGGGTAGTACGATGCAGTGCGATTTCATCCCGGATGGAAAAGGCGAAAAAATCCATATGGATGTCGTTTATGAAAAAGAGAAATATCCGGAAGATGTTACCGAAGATACCAATCCAAAAATTGAGCTGAATGCAGCCCCGGCTACCCGCCTGCATATGCTCAACTTCCTGGATGCCATTGAAAAGAGCAGCCGCCCCGTTGCCGATATCGAACAGGGACACATCTCAACATCAAGCTGTATTCTGGCCAATATGGCCATGAAGACCGGCCGCCCTATGGTTTACGACCCCGTGAAGCGCGAAGTCGTCGGCGACAAAGAAGCAACTAAAATGCTGGCCAGAGACTACCGCAGTCCATACGTCCACCCCGATCCAAAGAAGGTGTAA